The Cloeon dipterum chromosome 3, ieCloDipt1.1, whole genome shotgun sequence genome includes a region encoding these proteins:
- the LOC135938820 gene encoding uncharacterized protein LOC135938820 isoform X2 gives MGNSHSAQHNLHQHHPHDPRNYRPYHHHGEIAYPPEDPRWSMHSFPRDMHRRGPPPHGPMRGPEMMPENKVLPKVLGPPPKLRSTNNGAILHQGGTISGRKLAQGQNVAPVKAYKAKVDRSSPNSRLSANRFGGSEPDLRAPSNFRAPPAPLMVVNHQKAAVRISANAAAAAANKKKYKAPPPPPKQDSESPSDTSGWEDTGSAAPKKTRLFKTRTQTSGNSPAPSNDARKPEESKPRAPINAAAAAFLAKKSVSSPEFQQELVKAAQLKHKERQAKQHQAPEAQKAAPASQPQNKGSPTPTGPRHAPVGRESSNDHREVKENHRPSRARSPLLDQSAKKQPPVTAQPPKTFYFGMDVGGGVAAADEDEVDRFAARLRNPKLRRKRSSSGSGGSYTEDEIPNHDGDINLQLRPVLPKKTPDIPRFSPTAAWRQLLVGDLPDDPEDDPRGRRRNRSVSPILRETSGTAALLEERIVQCYSQRAPLLVRGSVATQEKSGDSGISGDASPGPGQNMLDSPDPAPAAPSRLRKHHSPVARQWTPEQDLDDSSSDDDQIKATARASQARRAISEERPAEVISKSERGRSSGRVTPPKFTRRSHMFSLSLPRPDQLQIAAQKGPDDIDSPLESPNENLATFHSLKKFKKSVSGALGSAFQMKYNSQQQLSLDENWYLSRSAPNSLDSTGDGPGWQKTPIQSDEGVCWNSPNESSSPEQFEEVEEVEEVIKLGKKPLSHIASGSHIMYLPEYDSRRCMMPRMKSKQLHAGQRSLSVDVLTQLNNQEKEGSARNNNSLLIIKNNINERPQEMRELRPESPWEVPHQGNAQDDEEQALKAIKSKLSGKAGKKFTFQSTIRQIERRRVADRLSKEAEMREKQRRQEAEAMKRVEEEFQRKRAREKANLKEQLRLYSLQDSEGPQSLPVMALEEPRIVSRSKTRTEPEGQAAAKVQKKSIYKQIAQSIQEEDQPGKHAKQAEPREYKDYIANPAKINRFPSGERASPSPSSSSASSNTRRNVTHPAIICDIPKTSQAYLGPIFAESDLKIVPEAHNYRREFAKGAVNGGPSASSKVPRARLSPSPSPSPKEQQDGGASRGHSQYNGFTSLPPQQSPGSSSSSSTSKLSSSKVPALQPFSAAKTKGFRPIGFKAPSSSASPTANTKPKVMQAVN, from the exons ATGGGCAACTCGCACTCGGCGCAGCACAACCTGCACCAGCACCACCCGCACGACCCTCGCAACTACCGGCCGTACCACCACCATGGCGAGATCGCCTACCCGCCCGAGGACCCCCGCTGGAGCATGCACTCGTTCCCGCGGGACATGCACCGCCGGGGCCCACCGCCCCACGGGCCGATGCGCGGCCCCGAGATGATGCCCGAGAACAAGGTGCTGCCCAAGGTGTTGGGGCCGCCGCCCAAACTCAGGTCCACAAACAACGGGGCCATCCTCCACCAGGGCGGAACCATCAGCGGCCGAAAACTGGCGCAG GGACAGAACGTGGCCCCAGTGAAGGCTTACAAGGCCAAAGTGGACCGAAGCTCACCCAACAGCAGACTAAGTGCGAACAGATTTGGAGGCAGCGAGCCGGATTTGAGAGCACCCTCGAATTTTCGAGCACCCCCGGCGCCGCTGATGGTGGTCAATCACCAGAAGGCGGCCGTTAGGATAAGTGCTAACGCGGCGGCAGCCGCGGCAAACAAGAAAAAGTACAAAGCACCTCCACCGCCTCCGAAACAGGATTCAGAGTCGCCCAGTGACACAAGCG GCTGGGAAGATACGGGTTCAGCAGCACCGAAGAAGACGCGACTGTTCAAAACACGAACGCAGACGTCGGGCAACAGTCCCGCACCGTCCAACGATGCGCGAAAGCCAGAAGAGAGCAAACCGCGGGCGCCAATCaatgcggcggcggccgcgttTTTGGCCAAGAAGAGCGTATCGTCGCCGGAATTTCAGCAGGAGCTGGTGAAGGCAGCCCAGCTGAAGCACAAAGAGCGGCAGGCCAAGCAGCACCAGGCGCCAGAGGCCCAAAAGGCAGCGCCGGCCTCGCAACCGCAAAACAAAGGGTCACCCACACCTACTGGCCCCAGACACGCACCAGTTGGCCGGGAATCGTCCAACGACCATCGCGAAGTCAAAGAAAACCACAG GCCGAGCAGAGCGAGGTCCCCGCTGCTCGATCAAAGTGCCAAAAAACAGCCGCCGGTGACAGCCCAGCCACCGAAAACTTTCTACTTCGGAATGGACGTGGGCGGAGGGGTGGCTGCCGCGGACGAGGATGAAGTCGACAGGTTTGCGGCCAGACTGAGAAACCCCAAGTTGAGGCGGAAGAGATCGTCTTCAGGATCCGGTGGCAGCTATACGGAGGACGAGATTCCGAATCATGATGGAGATATTAACCTACAG TTACGACCTGTCCTCCCCAAAAAGACACCAGACATCCCCCGATTCTCCCCCACGGCCGCCTGGCGCCAGCTTTTAGTCGGCGACCTGCCTGACGACCCTGAAGACGACCCTCGCGGCAGACGAAGGAATCGCTCGGTATCGCCCATCCTGCGCGAGACGAGTGGCACCGCCGCCCTCCTGGAAGAGCGGATCGTACAGTGTTACTCGCAAAGAGCGCCTCTCTTGGTCAGGGGCAGCGTGGCTACGCAGGAGAAGTCGGGAGACTCAGGAATTTCCGGAGACGCCAGCCCAGGTCCCGGACAAAACATGCTTGACTCTCCAGATCCGGCGCCGGCTGCACCATCCAGACTGCGCAAGCATCACTCGCCGGTTGCCAGGCAGTGGACACCGGAGCAGGACTTGGATGACTCAAGCTCTGACGATGACCAGATTAAGGCTACCGCCAGAGCGTCGCAGGCGAGAAGGGCCATCTCTGAGGAGAGACCTGCAGAGGTGATATCCAAGAGTGAAAGGGGCAGGTCGAGTGGCAGGGTTACGCCACCAAAGTTTACCAGAAGGTCGCACATGTTCTCTTTGTCACTGCCCAGGCCAGATCAGCTTCAAATAGCGGCTCAAAAGGGACCGGATGATATCGAC TCCCCATTGGAAAGTCCAAATGAGAACCTCGCCACCTTCCACAGTCtgaaaaagttcaaaaaatcTGTATCCGGTGCTCTCGGTTCTGCGTTCCAAATGAAATACaactcgcagcagcagctatCCTTGGACGAAAACTGGTACCTGAGTCGGAGCGCCCCAAATTCACTAGATAGCACAGGTGACGGACCTGGCTGGCAGAAAACGCCTATTCAGTCAGACGAAGGTGTTTGCTGGAACTCACCAAACGAGTCAAGCAGCCCTGAACAGTTTGAGGAGGTCGAAGAAGTCGAGGAAGTCATTAAGCTGGGCAAGAAACCGCTTTCCCACATCGCCTCAGGAAGCCACATAATGTATCTGCCGGAGTACGACTCCAGAAGGTGCATGATGCCCAGGATGAAATCGAAGCAGCTGCACGCGGGTCAAAGGTCGCTGAGTGTGGACGTGCTGACGCAGCTGAACAATCAGGAGAAGGAGGGAAGTGCCAGGAACAACAACAGTTTGCTCATCATCAAGAACAACATAAACGAGAGGCCGCAGGAGATGCGGGAGTTACGACCTGAGTCACCCTGGGAGGTCCCTCACCAAGGAAACGCACAGGACGATGAGGAGCAAGCGCTGAAGGCCATCAAATCAAAACTGTCCGGCAAAGCTGGCAAGAAATTCACGTTCCAGTCAACCATCAGGCAGATCGAGAGGCGAAGGGTGGCGGACCGACTGTCCAAGGAGGCCGAGATGCGGGAGAAGCAGAGGAGGCAGGAGGCGGAGGCCATGAAGAGGGTGGAGGAAGAGTTCCAACGCAAACGAGCCAGGGAGAAAGCCAACCTGAAGGAGCAGCTCAGGCTGTACAGTCTTCAGGACAGCGAGGGTCCGCAGTCGCTGCCGGTCATGGCCCTCGAGGAGCCAAGGATTGTTTCAAGGTCAAAAACGCGCACTGAGCCGGAAGGGCAGGCTGCCGCGAAGGTGCAGAAAAAGTCCATCTACAAACAGATCGCCCAGAGCATCCAGGAGGAGGACCAGCCGGGCAAGCATGCCAAGCAGGCCGAGCCCAGAGAATACAAAGACTACATTGCGAATCCAGCCAAAATTAATAG ATTCCCGAGTGGCGAACGCGCTTCTCCCTCTCCGTCCAGCAGCAGTGCCAGCAGCAACACGCGTAGAAATGTGACCCACCCAGCCATTATTTGTGATATTCCCAAAACCTCCCAAGCCTACCTAG GCCCAATTTTCGCAGAGAGCGATTTGAAAATCGTGCCCGAGGCGCATAATTACCGGCGCGAATTCGCGAAAGGCGCAGTGAACGGCGGCCCCTCGGCGTCTTCCAAGGTGCCTCGAGCTCGGCTGTCGCCGTCTCCGTCGCCGTCCCCCAAGGAGCAGCAGGACGGTGGTGCCTCTCGCGGCCACTCGCAGTACAACGGCTTCACCTCTCTGCCGCCTCAACAG TCTCCCGGCAGCTCGTCATCGAGTAGCACTTCGAAGTTGTCCAGCAGCAAAGTGCCCGCGCTCCAACCCTTCAGCGCGGCGAAGACGAAAGGTTTCCGCCCCATCGGCTTCAAAGCCCCGTCGTCGAGTGCGTCTCCCACGGCCAACACCAAGCCGAAAGTCATGCAGGCAGTCAACTAG
- the LOC135938820 gene encoding uncharacterized protein LOC135938820 isoform X3 → MGNSHSAQHNLHQHHPHDPRNYRPYHHHGEIAYPPEDPRWSMHSFPRDMHRRGPPPHGPMRGPEMMPENKVLPKVLGPPPKLRSTNNGAILHQGGTISGRKLAQGQNVAPVKAYKAKVDRSSPNSRLSANRFGGSEPDLRAPSNFRAPPAPLMVVNHQKAAVRISANAAAAAANKKKYKAPPPPPKQDSESPSDTSGWEDTGSAAPKKTRLFKTRTQTSGNSPAPSNDARKPEESKPRAPINAAAAAFLAKKSVSSPEFQQELVKAAQLKHKERQAKQHQAPEAQKAAPASQPQNKGSPTPTGPRHAPVGRESSNDHREVKENHRPSRARSPLLDQSAKKQPPVTAQPPKTFYFGMDVGGGVAAADEDEVDRFAARLRNPKLRRKRSSSGSGGSYTEDEIPNHDGDINLQLRPVLPKKTPDIPRFSPTAAWRQLLVGDLPDDPEDDPRGRRRNRSVSPILRETSGTAALLEERIVQCYSQRAPLLVRGSVATQEKSGDSGISGDASPGPGQNMLDSPDPAPAAPSRLRKHHSPVARQWTPEQDLDDSSSDDDQIKATARASQARRAISEERPAEVISKSERGRSSGRVTPPKFTRRSHMFSLSLPRPDQLQIAAQKGPDDIDSPLESPNENLATFHSLKKFKKSVSGALGSAFQMKYNSQQQLSLDENWYLSRSAPNSLDSTGDGPGWQKTPIQSDEGVCWNSPNESSSPEQFEEVEEVEEVIKLGKKPLSHIASGSHIMYLPEYDSRRCMMPRMKSKQLHAGQRSLSVDVLTQLNNQEKEGSARNNNSLLIIKNNINERPQEMRELRPESPWEVPHQGNAQDDEEQALKAIKSKLSGKAGKKFTFQSTIRQIERRRVADRLSKEAEMREKQRRQEAEAMKRVEEEFQRKRAREKANLKEQLRLYSLQDSEGPQSLPVMALEEPRIVSRSKTRTEPEGQAAAKVQKKSIYKQIAQSIQEEDQPGKHAKQAEPREYKDYIANPAKINSRFPSGERASPSPSSSSASSNTRRNVTHPAIICDIPKTSQAYLESDLKIVPEAHNYRREFAKGAVNGGPSASSKVPRARLSPSPSPSPKEQQDGGASRGHSQYNGFTSLPPQQSPGSSSSSSTSKLSSSKVPALQPFSAAKTKGFRPIGFKAPSSSASPTANTKPKVMQAVN, encoded by the exons ATGGGCAACTCGCACTCGGCGCAGCACAACCTGCACCAGCACCACCCGCACGACCCTCGCAACTACCGGCCGTACCACCACCATGGCGAGATCGCCTACCCGCCCGAGGACCCCCGCTGGAGCATGCACTCGTTCCCGCGGGACATGCACCGCCGGGGCCCACCGCCCCACGGGCCGATGCGCGGCCCCGAGATGATGCCCGAGAACAAGGTGCTGCCCAAGGTGTTGGGGCCGCCGCCCAAACTCAGGTCCACAAACAACGGGGCCATCCTCCACCAGGGCGGAACCATCAGCGGCCGAAAACTGGCGCAG GGACAGAACGTGGCCCCAGTGAAGGCTTACAAGGCCAAAGTGGACCGAAGCTCACCCAACAGCAGACTAAGTGCGAACAGATTTGGAGGCAGCGAGCCGGATTTGAGAGCACCCTCGAATTTTCGAGCACCCCCGGCGCCGCTGATGGTGGTCAATCACCAGAAGGCGGCCGTTAGGATAAGTGCTAACGCGGCGGCAGCCGCGGCAAACAAGAAAAAGTACAAAGCACCTCCACCGCCTCCGAAACAGGATTCAGAGTCGCCCAGTGACACAAGCG GCTGGGAAGATACGGGTTCAGCAGCACCGAAGAAGACGCGACTGTTCAAAACACGAACGCAGACGTCGGGCAACAGTCCCGCACCGTCCAACGATGCGCGAAAGCCAGAAGAGAGCAAACCGCGGGCGCCAATCaatgcggcggcggccgcgttTTTGGCCAAGAAGAGCGTATCGTCGCCGGAATTTCAGCAGGAGCTGGTGAAGGCAGCCCAGCTGAAGCACAAAGAGCGGCAGGCCAAGCAGCACCAGGCGCCAGAGGCCCAAAAGGCAGCGCCGGCCTCGCAACCGCAAAACAAAGGGTCACCCACACCTACTGGCCCCAGACACGCACCAGTTGGCCGGGAATCGTCCAACGACCATCGCGAAGTCAAAGAAAACCACAG GCCGAGCAGAGCGAGGTCCCCGCTGCTCGATCAAAGTGCCAAAAAACAGCCGCCGGTGACAGCCCAGCCACCGAAAACTTTCTACTTCGGAATGGACGTGGGCGGAGGGGTGGCTGCCGCGGACGAGGATGAAGTCGACAGGTTTGCGGCCAGACTGAGAAACCCCAAGTTGAGGCGGAAGAGATCGTCTTCAGGATCCGGTGGCAGCTATACGGAGGACGAGATTCCGAATCATGATGGAGATATTAACCTACAG TTACGACCTGTCCTCCCCAAAAAGACACCAGACATCCCCCGATTCTCCCCCACGGCCGCCTGGCGCCAGCTTTTAGTCGGCGACCTGCCTGACGACCCTGAAGACGACCCTCGCGGCAGACGAAGGAATCGCTCGGTATCGCCCATCCTGCGCGAGACGAGTGGCACCGCCGCCCTCCTGGAAGAGCGGATCGTACAGTGTTACTCGCAAAGAGCGCCTCTCTTGGTCAGGGGCAGCGTGGCTACGCAGGAGAAGTCGGGAGACTCAGGAATTTCCGGAGACGCCAGCCCAGGTCCCGGACAAAACATGCTTGACTCTCCAGATCCGGCGCCGGCTGCACCATCCAGACTGCGCAAGCATCACTCGCCGGTTGCCAGGCAGTGGACACCGGAGCAGGACTTGGATGACTCAAGCTCTGACGATGACCAGATTAAGGCTACCGCCAGAGCGTCGCAGGCGAGAAGGGCCATCTCTGAGGAGAGACCTGCAGAGGTGATATCCAAGAGTGAAAGGGGCAGGTCGAGTGGCAGGGTTACGCCACCAAAGTTTACCAGAAGGTCGCACATGTTCTCTTTGTCACTGCCCAGGCCAGATCAGCTTCAAATAGCGGCTCAAAAGGGACCGGATGATATCGAC TCCCCATTGGAAAGTCCAAATGAGAACCTCGCCACCTTCCACAGTCtgaaaaagttcaaaaaatcTGTATCCGGTGCTCTCGGTTCTGCGTTCCAAATGAAATACaactcgcagcagcagctatCCTTGGACGAAAACTGGTACCTGAGTCGGAGCGCCCCAAATTCACTAGATAGCACAGGTGACGGACCTGGCTGGCAGAAAACGCCTATTCAGTCAGACGAAGGTGTTTGCTGGAACTCACCAAACGAGTCAAGCAGCCCTGAACAGTTTGAGGAGGTCGAAGAAGTCGAGGAAGTCATTAAGCTGGGCAAGAAACCGCTTTCCCACATCGCCTCAGGAAGCCACATAATGTATCTGCCGGAGTACGACTCCAGAAGGTGCATGATGCCCAGGATGAAATCGAAGCAGCTGCACGCGGGTCAAAGGTCGCTGAGTGTGGACGTGCTGACGCAGCTGAACAATCAGGAGAAGGAGGGAAGTGCCAGGAACAACAACAGTTTGCTCATCATCAAGAACAACATAAACGAGAGGCCGCAGGAGATGCGGGAGTTACGACCTGAGTCACCCTGGGAGGTCCCTCACCAAGGAAACGCACAGGACGATGAGGAGCAAGCGCTGAAGGCCATCAAATCAAAACTGTCCGGCAAAGCTGGCAAGAAATTCACGTTCCAGTCAACCATCAGGCAGATCGAGAGGCGAAGGGTGGCGGACCGACTGTCCAAGGAGGCCGAGATGCGGGAGAAGCAGAGGAGGCAGGAGGCGGAGGCCATGAAGAGGGTGGAGGAAGAGTTCCAACGCAAACGAGCCAGGGAGAAAGCCAACCTGAAGGAGCAGCTCAGGCTGTACAGTCTTCAGGACAGCGAGGGTCCGCAGTCGCTGCCGGTCATGGCCCTCGAGGAGCCAAGGATTGTTTCAAGGTCAAAAACGCGCACTGAGCCGGAAGGGCAGGCTGCCGCGAAGGTGCAGAAAAAGTCCATCTACAAACAGATCGCCCAGAGCATCCAGGAGGAGGACCAGCCGGGCAAGCATGCCAAGCAGGCCGAGCCCAGAGAATACAAAGACTACATTGCGAATCCAGCCAAAATTAATAG CAGATTCCCGAGTGGCGAACGCGCTTCTCCCTCTCCGTCCAGCAGCAGTGCCAGCAGCAACACGCGTAGAAATGTGACCCACCCAGCCATTATTTGTGATATTCCCAAAACCTCCCAAGCCTACCTAG AGAGCGATTTGAAAATCGTGCCCGAGGCGCATAATTACCGGCGCGAATTCGCGAAAGGCGCAGTGAACGGCGGCCCCTCGGCGTCTTCCAAGGTGCCTCGAGCTCGGCTGTCGCCGTCTCCGTCGCCGTCCCCCAAGGAGCAGCAGGACGGTGGTGCCTCTCGCGGCCACTCGCAGTACAACGGCTTCACCTCTCTGCCGCCTCAACAG TCTCCCGGCAGCTCGTCATCGAGTAGCACTTCGAAGTTGTCCAGCAGCAAAGTGCCCGCGCTCCAACCCTTCAGCGCGGCGAAGACGAAAGGTTTCCGCCCCATCGGCTTCAAAGCCCCGTCGTCGAGTGCGTCTCCCACGGCCAACACCAAGCCGAAAGTCATGCAGGCAGTCAACTAG
- the LOC135938820 gene encoding uncharacterized protein LOC135938820 isoform X1: MGNSHSAQHNLHQHHPHDPRNYRPYHHHGEIAYPPEDPRWSMHSFPRDMHRRGPPPHGPMRGPEMMPENKVLPKVLGPPPKLRSTNNGAILHQGGTISGRKLAQGQNVAPVKAYKAKVDRSSPNSRLSANRFGGSEPDLRAPSNFRAPPAPLMVVNHQKAAVRISANAAAAAANKKKYKAPPPPPKQDSESPSDTSGWEDTGSAAPKKTRLFKTRTQTSGNSPAPSNDARKPEESKPRAPINAAAAAFLAKKSVSSPEFQQELVKAAQLKHKERQAKQHQAPEAQKAAPASQPQNKGSPTPTGPRHAPVGRESSNDHREVKENHRPSRARSPLLDQSAKKQPPVTAQPPKTFYFGMDVGGGVAAADEDEVDRFAARLRNPKLRRKRSSSGSGGSYTEDEIPNHDGDINLQLRPVLPKKTPDIPRFSPTAAWRQLLVGDLPDDPEDDPRGRRRNRSVSPILRETSGTAALLEERIVQCYSQRAPLLVRGSVATQEKSGDSGISGDASPGPGQNMLDSPDPAPAAPSRLRKHHSPVARQWTPEQDLDDSSSDDDQIKATARASQARRAISEERPAEVISKSERGRSSGRVTPPKFTRRSHMFSLSLPRPDQLQIAAQKGPDDIDSPLESPNENLATFHSLKKFKKSVSGALGSAFQMKYNSQQQLSLDENWYLSRSAPNSLDSTGDGPGWQKTPIQSDEGVCWNSPNESSSPEQFEEVEEVEEVIKLGKKPLSHIASGSHIMYLPEYDSRRCMMPRMKSKQLHAGQRSLSVDVLTQLNNQEKEGSARNNNSLLIIKNNINERPQEMRELRPESPWEVPHQGNAQDDEEQALKAIKSKLSGKAGKKFTFQSTIRQIERRRVADRLSKEAEMREKQRRQEAEAMKRVEEEFQRKRAREKANLKEQLRLYSLQDSEGPQSLPVMALEEPRIVSRSKTRTEPEGQAAAKVQKKSIYKQIAQSIQEEDQPGKHAKQAEPREYKDYIANPAKINSRFPSGERASPSPSSSSASSNTRRNVTHPAIICDIPKTSQAYLGPIFAESDLKIVPEAHNYRREFAKGAVNGGPSASSKVPRARLSPSPSPSPKEQQDGGASRGHSQYNGFTSLPPQQSPGSSSSSSTSKLSSSKVPALQPFSAAKTKGFRPIGFKAPSSSASPTANTKPKVMQAVN, translated from the exons ATGGGCAACTCGCACTCGGCGCAGCACAACCTGCACCAGCACCACCCGCACGACCCTCGCAACTACCGGCCGTACCACCACCATGGCGAGATCGCCTACCCGCCCGAGGACCCCCGCTGGAGCATGCACTCGTTCCCGCGGGACATGCACCGCCGGGGCCCACCGCCCCACGGGCCGATGCGCGGCCCCGAGATGATGCCCGAGAACAAGGTGCTGCCCAAGGTGTTGGGGCCGCCGCCCAAACTCAGGTCCACAAACAACGGGGCCATCCTCCACCAGGGCGGAACCATCAGCGGCCGAAAACTGGCGCAG GGACAGAACGTGGCCCCAGTGAAGGCTTACAAGGCCAAAGTGGACCGAAGCTCACCCAACAGCAGACTAAGTGCGAACAGATTTGGAGGCAGCGAGCCGGATTTGAGAGCACCCTCGAATTTTCGAGCACCCCCGGCGCCGCTGATGGTGGTCAATCACCAGAAGGCGGCCGTTAGGATAAGTGCTAACGCGGCGGCAGCCGCGGCAAACAAGAAAAAGTACAAAGCACCTCCACCGCCTCCGAAACAGGATTCAGAGTCGCCCAGTGACACAAGCG GCTGGGAAGATACGGGTTCAGCAGCACCGAAGAAGACGCGACTGTTCAAAACACGAACGCAGACGTCGGGCAACAGTCCCGCACCGTCCAACGATGCGCGAAAGCCAGAAGAGAGCAAACCGCGGGCGCCAATCaatgcggcggcggccgcgttTTTGGCCAAGAAGAGCGTATCGTCGCCGGAATTTCAGCAGGAGCTGGTGAAGGCAGCCCAGCTGAAGCACAAAGAGCGGCAGGCCAAGCAGCACCAGGCGCCAGAGGCCCAAAAGGCAGCGCCGGCCTCGCAACCGCAAAACAAAGGGTCACCCACACCTACTGGCCCCAGACACGCACCAGTTGGCCGGGAATCGTCCAACGACCATCGCGAAGTCAAAGAAAACCACAG GCCGAGCAGAGCGAGGTCCCCGCTGCTCGATCAAAGTGCCAAAAAACAGCCGCCGGTGACAGCCCAGCCACCGAAAACTTTCTACTTCGGAATGGACGTGGGCGGAGGGGTGGCTGCCGCGGACGAGGATGAAGTCGACAGGTTTGCGGCCAGACTGAGAAACCCCAAGTTGAGGCGGAAGAGATCGTCTTCAGGATCCGGTGGCAGCTATACGGAGGACGAGATTCCGAATCATGATGGAGATATTAACCTACAG TTACGACCTGTCCTCCCCAAAAAGACACCAGACATCCCCCGATTCTCCCCCACGGCCGCCTGGCGCCAGCTTTTAGTCGGCGACCTGCCTGACGACCCTGAAGACGACCCTCGCGGCAGACGAAGGAATCGCTCGGTATCGCCCATCCTGCGCGAGACGAGTGGCACCGCCGCCCTCCTGGAAGAGCGGATCGTACAGTGTTACTCGCAAAGAGCGCCTCTCTTGGTCAGGGGCAGCGTGGCTACGCAGGAGAAGTCGGGAGACTCAGGAATTTCCGGAGACGCCAGCCCAGGTCCCGGACAAAACATGCTTGACTCTCCAGATCCGGCGCCGGCTGCACCATCCAGACTGCGCAAGCATCACTCGCCGGTTGCCAGGCAGTGGACACCGGAGCAGGACTTGGATGACTCAAGCTCTGACGATGACCAGATTAAGGCTACCGCCAGAGCGTCGCAGGCGAGAAGGGCCATCTCTGAGGAGAGACCTGCAGAGGTGATATCCAAGAGTGAAAGGGGCAGGTCGAGTGGCAGGGTTACGCCACCAAAGTTTACCAGAAGGTCGCACATGTTCTCTTTGTCACTGCCCAGGCCAGATCAGCTTCAAATAGCGGCTCAAAAGGGACCGGATGATATCGAC TCCCCATTGGAAAGTCCAAATGAGAACCTCGCCACCTTCCACAGTCtgaaaaagttcaaaaaatcTGTATCCGGTGCTCTCGGTTCTGCGTTCCAAATGAAATACaactcgcagcagcagctatCCTTGGACGAAAACTGGTACCTGAGTCGGAGCGCCCCAAATTCACTAGATAGCACAGGTGACGGACCTGGCTGGCAGAAAACGCCTATTCAGTCAGACGAAGGTGTTTGCTGGAACTCACCAAACGAGTCAAGCAGCCCTGAACAGTTTGAGGAGGTCGAAGAAGTCGAGGAAGTCATTAAGCTGGGCAAGAAACCGCTTTCCCACATCGCCTCAGGAAGCCACATAATGTATCTGCCGGAGTACGACTCCAGAAGGTGCATGATGCCCAGGATGAAATCGAAGCAGCTGCACGCGGGTCAAAGGTCGCTGAGTGTGGACGTGCTGACGCAGCTGAACAATCAGGAGAAGGAGGGAAGTGCCAGGAACAACAACAGTTTGCTCATCATCAAGAACAACATAAACGAGAGGCCGCAGGAGATGCGGGAGTTACGACCTGAGTCACCCTGGGAGGTCCCTCACCAAGGAAACGCACAGGACGATGAGGAGCAAGCGCTGAAGGCCATCAAATCAAAACTGTCCGGCAAAGCTGGCAAGAAATTCACGTTCCAGTCAACCATCAGGCAGATCGAGAGGCGAAGGGTGGCGGACCGACTGTCCAAGGAGGCCGAGATGCGGGAGAAGCAGAGGAGGCAGGAGGCGGAGGCCATGAAGAGGGTGGAGGAAGAGTTCCAACGCAAACGAGCCAGGGAGAAAGCCAACCTGAAGGAGCAGCTCAGGCTGTACAGTCTTCAGGACAGCGAGGGTCCGCAGTCGCTGCCGGTCATGGCCCTCGAGGAGCCAAGGATTGTTTCAAGGTCAAAAACGCGCACTGAGCCGGAAGGGCAGGCTGCCGCGAAGGTGCAGAAAAAGTCCATCTACAAACAGATCGCCCAGAGCATCCAGGAGGAGGACCAGCCGGGCAAGCATGCCAAGCAGGCCGAGCCCAGAGAATACAAAGACTACATTGCGAATCCAGCCAAAATTAATAG CAGATTCCCGAGTGGCGAACGCGCTTCTCCCTCTCCGTCCAGCAGCAGTGCCAGCAGCAACACGCGTAGAAATGTGACCCACCCAGCCATTATTTGTGATATTCCCAAAACCTCCCAAGCCTACCTAG GCCCAATTTTCGCAGAGAGCGATTTGAAAATCGTGCCCGAGGCGCATAATTACCGGCGCGAATTCGCGAAAGGCGCAGTGAACGGCGGCCCCTCGGCGTCTTCCAAGGTGCCTCGAGCTCGGCTGTCGCCGTCTCCGTCGCCGTCCCCCAAGGAGCAGCAGGACGGTGGTGCCTCTCGCGGCCACTCGCAGTACAACGGCTTCACCTCTCTGCCGCCTCAACAG TCTCCCGGCAGCTCGTCATCGAGTAGCACTTCGAAGTTGTCCAGCAGCAAAGTGCCCGCGCTCCAACCCTTCAGCGCGGCGAAGACGAAAGGTTTCCGCCCCATCGGCTTCAAAGCCCCGTCGTCGAGTGCGTCTCCCACGGCCAACACCAAGCCGAAAGTCATGCAGGCAGTCAACTAG